Proteins encoded in a region of the Marinococcus sp. PL1-022 genome:
- the hmpA gene encoding NO-inducible flavohemoprotein → MLAPQTIETVKATAPAIQANASAIGNRFYEMLFEKAPELQNMFNQTNQETGVQPEALAYSVYQAGANIDRLEELRPMIERVAEKHRALDVRPEHYGLVGETLLEAVEEVLGDAATPEILGAWGEAYHELADIFIQKEAVKYEEVEAALGGWTGYRPFYVAEKVPESDVITSFYLKPQDGEAIIPQQPGQYLTLQADIEGEPYTHMRHYSLSDAPNEDYYRISVKREDPENGNPAGIVSNYLHRDVNEGDVLLFAAPAGEFVMETEEMPIVLISGGVGVTPMMSMLNTLVQEDTKRNVTFVHAADSSRVHAMKAHVEQLADTYSNIEAYTCYSVPTEEDRTHKMFDKEGFIDADWLETVLSDEQADFYFCGPIPFMRAVNEMLKDRGVPAEHRHYEVFGPESTIE, encoded by the coding sequence ATGCTTGCACCACAAACAATTGAAACTGTAAAAGCTACAGCTCCGGCTATTCAGGCTAATGCCTCAGCCATTGGCAACCGTTTTTATGAAATGCTATTTGAAAAAGCTCCCGAGCTGCAGAACATGTTTAACCAGACGAATCAGGAAACAGGTGTACAGCCGGAAGCCCTTGCCTACTCTGTTTACCAGGCGGGAGCGAATATTGACCGGCTGGAAGAGCTTCGGCCGATGATTGAACGTGTGGCAGAGAAGCACCGGGCTCTGGATGTCAGGCCGGAGCACTATGGACTAGTAGGTGAAACACTGCTGGAGGCGGTAGAGGAAGTACTCGGAGACGCTGCGACCCCGGAAATCCTGGGTGCCTGGGGAGAAGCGTATCACGAGCTTGCTGATATTTTCATTCAAAAGGAAGCAGTTAAATATGAAGAAGTAGAAGCCGCCCTCGGCGGATGGACAGGCTACCGCCCGTTTTATGTAGCGGAAAAAGTGCCGGAAAGTGACGTCATCACGTCATTTTACTTAAAGCCACAGGACGGGGAGGCGATTATACCACAGCAGCCGGGCCAGTATTTAACGCTGCAGGCAGATATTGAGGGTGAGCCCTATACACATATGCGCCACTACAGCCTCTCGGATGCTCCGAACGAAGATTATTACCGGATCAGCGTAAAGCGGGAGGATCCCGAGAACGGAAATCCGGCCGGCATTGTGTCGAATTATCTGCACCGGGACGTAAATGAAGGCGATGTGCTGCTGTTTGCAGCACCGGCAGGAGAATTCGTGATGGAAACAGAGGAAATGCCAATTGTGTTAATCAGCGGCGGCGTTGGGGTGACCCCAATGATGAGCATGCTGAATACACTCGTGCAGGAAGATACGAAACGAAATGTGACGTTTGTTCACGCTGCTGACAGCAGCAGGGTGCATGCCATGAAAGCACATGTGGAGCAGCTCGCAGATACGTATTCAAATATTGAGGCCTACACCTGTTATTCCGTCCCGACAGAGGAAGACCGCACGCATAAAATGTTTGATAAAGAAGGGTTTATAGACGCAGATTGGCTGGAAACCGTCCTTTCTGATGAGCAGGCAGATTTTTATTTCTGCGGCCCAATACCTTTTATGAGAGCAGTTAACGAAATGTTAAAGGATAGAGGAGTGCCGGCTGAGCATCGACATTACGAAGTGTTTGGACCGGAAAGCACGATTGAATAA
- a CDS encoding Rieske (2Fe-2S) protein — MAAVICREEELEEQEMIPGSVDNIPVFVCRTSEGEVRAFIDRCPHQGACMSKGKIDGAPMSTAPGEYSFEHEGDIVRCPWHGREYNLRESGKPLAPVKGKLKEFSAYVENSYVYVELKRGS, encoded by the coding sequence ATGGCAGCCGTTATCTGCAGGGAAGAGGAATTGGAAGAACAGGAAATGATCCCGGGAAGCGTCGATAATATTCCGGTTTTTGTGTGCAGGACATCCGAGGGGGAAGTGCGGGCGTTTATCGACCGGTGCCCCCACCAGGGAGCCTGCATGTCGAAGGGGAAAATTGACGGTGCTCCTATGAGTACAGCACCCGGGGAGTATTCCTTTGAGCATGAAGGCGACATTGTCCGGTGCCCTTGGCACGGAAGAGAATACAATCTGCGGGAAAGCGGCAAGCCGCTTGCGCCGGTCAAAGGTAAACTAAAAGAGTTTTCCGCTTATGTGGAAAACAGCTATGTATATGTAGAATTAAAGAGAGGCTCGTAA
- a CDS encoding amidohydrolase family protein, whose protein sequence is MQTLNNEAKTNQTKKYSLIDTDIHERVMYEDLFPYLEQPWRRYIEDCHWQQEKHMPFTQPAVAGVDRADAKTPDGKPAGTSLPFMQEQLLDANNHEFGILTGALDPSPSSMHGWYEMATALASAYNDWQINDWLDKDSRLYGSVHIAAQEVANAVKEIERVGSHPKMIQVLLPIDDIAWGDPYYHPIFEAAERHDLMIGMHHNEPPAPLGKWPRYFIEWHSLIATSHMAQITSMIFNGVFEKYPNLKLMMIEGGFTYVPFLMKKLDQQFKDLRHEVPWVTTMPSDTIKNRMAFTTQPLEEMSRKEWNLLVEQMGTDEIICFSTDYPHWDYDSPDEAVPKGLEEDVLKRIYGENARKFYPKLPARGDV, encoded by the coding sequence ATGCAGACTTTAAACAATGAAGCTAAAACTAACCAAACAAAAAAGTACAGCCTGATCGACACTGATATTCATGAACGGGTAATGTATGAAGATTTATTTCCATACTTAGAGCAGCCGTGGAGAAGATATATTGAAGATTGCCATTGGCAGCAGGAAAAACATATGCCGTTCACCCAGCCTGCCGTGGCCGGAGTGGACCGGGCCGACGCAAAAACGCCGGACGGTAAACCAGCGGGAACAAGCCTTCCGTTTATGCAGGAGCAGCTGCTTGACGCCAACAATCACGAATTCGGTATTTTAACCGGAGCGCTTGATCCATCCCCGTCTTCGATGCACGGATGGTATGAAATGGCCACAGCTCTCGCCAGTGCTTATAATGACTGGCAGATTAATGACTGGCTAGATAAAGACAGCCGCCTGTATGGCTCCGTTCACATTGCAGCCCAGGAAGTAGCAAACGCGGTGAAAGAAATTGAACGCGTCGGCTCTCACCCAAAAATGATTCAGGTGCTTTTGCCCATCGATGATATCGCGTGGGGCGACCCGTACTATCATCCGATATTTGAAGCCGCCGAGCGCCATGACCTGATGATCGGCATGCATCATAACGAACCGCCGGCTCCGCTCGGAAAATGGCCGAGATACTTTATTGAATGGCACTCCCTGATCGCAACGTCTCATATGGCACAGATCACGAGCATGATTTTTAACGGGGTATTTGAGAAATATCCAAACCTGAAGCTGATGATGATCGAGGGCGGCTTCACGTATGTGCCATTTTTAATGAAGAAACTTGATCAGCAGTTTAAGGATCTTCGCCACGAAGTGCCGTGGGTAACGACGATGCCGAGTGATACTATCAAAAACCGGATGGCGTTTACGACCCAGCCGCTTGAAGAAATGAGCAGAAAAGAATGGAATCTCCTGGTAGAGCAAATGGGGACCGATGAAATTATCTGCTTTAGTACGGACTATCCACACTGGGATTACGATTCTCCGGATGAAGCTGTGCCAAAAGGACTTGAAGAGGACGTGCTTAAGCGGATCTATGGTGAAAACGCCAGAAAATTCTATCCGAAGCTGCCGGCCCGGGGTGATGTCTGA